From a single Miscanthus floridulus cultivar M001 chromosome 8, ASM1932011v1, whole genome shotgun sequence genomic region:
- the LOC136475973 gene encoding LOW QUALITY PROTEIN: outer envelope protein 80, chloroplastic-like (The sequence of the model RefSeq protein was modified relative to this genomic sequence to represent the inferred CDS: deleted 2 bases in 2 codons): MGRSRDVRFVSSGVKLPSAPAPPPSLSPSPAPALLSAALPFAHIGRAIDAAARRLGACLPRVPVARAEPALPPPRRHGKDGGGPEERVLISEVAVRGKDGEPLERAELEAAAAAALRACRPNAALTVREVQEDVHRIVESGLFRSCMPVAVDTRDGIRLVFEVEPNQDFHGLVCEGANMLPSKFLEDAFHDRHGKIINIRHLDKVIKSVNGWYQERGLTGLVSYAEILSGGILRLQVSEAEVNNISIRFLDRKTGEPTLGKTQPETILRQLTTKKGQAYNSAQVKRDVETILTMGIMEDVTIIPQPVGDSNKVDLVMNLVERPSGGFSAGGGISSGITNGPLSGLIGSFAYSHRNVFGRNKKLNLSLERGQIDSIFRLNFTDPWIDGDNKRTSRTVMVQNSRTPGTLVHGGDHPDHGPITIGRVTAGLEYSRPFRPKWSGTLGLIFQHAGARDDKGNPVIRDFYNSQLTASGHDYDDTLLAKFESIYTDSGDHSSTMLVFNIEQGLPVLPEWLSFNRVTARLRQGYEFGPARLLLSASGGHVEGNFPPHEAFAIGGTNSVRGYEEGAVGSGRSYVVGSGEVSCRLFGPLEGVVFGDYGSDLGSGPKVPGDPAGARGKPGSGYGYGVGVRVDSPLGPLRLEYAFNDKQASRFHFGVGYRN; this comes from the exons ATGGGCCGCAGTCGCGATGTCCGCTTCGTCTCCTCCGGCGTCAAGCTCCCGTCCGCGCCGGCCCCGCCCCCGTCCCTGTCCCcgtcgcccgcgcccgcgctccTCTCCGCA GCGCTCCCGTTCGCGCACATCGGCCGCGCCATcgacgccgccgcccgccgcctggGC GCCTGCCTCCCGCGCGTCCCGGTCGCGCGGGCCGAACCGGCCCTGCCCCCGCCGCGGCGGCACGGGAAGGACGGCGGAGGGCCCGAGGAGCGCGTGCTGATCAGCGAGGTCGCGGTGCGGGGGAAGGACGGGGAGCCGCTGGAGCGGGCCGAGCTGgaggccgcggccgccgcggcgctGCGCGCGTGCCGCCCCAACGCCGCGCTCACCGTGCGGGAGGTGCAGGAGGACGTGCACCGCATCGTCGAGAGCGGACTGTTCCGGTCGTGTATGCCCGTCGCTGTCGACACCCGCGATGGCATTCGCCTCGTCTTCGAG GTGGAGCCGAACCAAGACTTCCATGGGCTGGTATGTGAGGGCGCCAACATGCTACCGTCCAAGTTCCTGGAAGATGCTTTTCATGATCGCCATG GAAAAATTATTAACATTAGGCATCTGGATAAAGTGATCAAATCCGTCAATGGATGGTATCAGGAGCGTGGCCTAACTGGATTG GTTTCATATGCTGAGATACTTTCTGGAGGGATTTTGAGGCTGCAGGTTTCAGAAGCTGAGGTTAATAACATTAGCATTCGCTTTTTGGACAGGAAGAC CGGTGAACCAACTCTTGGAAAAACACAGCCGGAAACCATCCTTCGGCAGCTTACCACCAAGAAAGGGCAG GCTTACAATAGTGCACAAGTGAAAAGGGATGTTGAAACAATACTTACTATGGGAATCATGGAGGATGTTACAATAATTCCGCAGCCAGTTGGAG ATTCTAATAAAGTGGACCTTGTCATGAATCTTGTTGAACGCCCTTCGGGTGGTTTCTCTGCTGGTGGTGGAATTTCAAGTGG GATAACAAATGGACCCCTTTCTGGACTTATTGGCAG CTTTGCATATTCACATCGGAATGTTTTTGGGAGGAACAAGAAATTAAATCTCTCTTTGGAAAGGGGGCAAATCGATTCAATATTTAGATTGAACTTTACTGACCCTTGGATTGATGGCGACAATAAGAGAACCTCCAGAACTGTTATGGTTCAG AACTCTAGGACTCCTGGAACACTTGTCCATGGTGGTGATCATCCTGACCATGGGCCCATAACAATTGGACGTGTTACTGCTGGCTTGGAATATAGTCGACCATTCAGACCCAAGTGGAGTGGGACACTTGGCTTAATTTTTCAG CATGCTGGTGCTCGTGATGATAAAGGGAATCCGGTCATCAGGGATTTCTATAACAGCCAATTAACTGCCAG TggacatgattatgatgatacACTTCTCGCTAAGTTTGAAAGTATCTACACAGATTCTGGAGACCATAGCTCTACAATG CTTGTTTTCAACATTGAGCAAGGTCTCCCTGTTCTGCCTGAGTGGCTAAGCTTCAACAGAGTGACAGCACGTTTGAGGCAGGGATATGAATTTGGTCCTGCTAGGCTTCTTCTAAG TGCCTCTGGAGGTCACGTGGAGGGAAATTTTCCACCTCATGAAGCATTTGCAATTGGTGGGACAAATAGTGTAAGAGGATACGAAGAAGGTGCGGTTGGCTCTGGGCGTTCTTATGTTGTCGGTAGTGGTGAAGTGTCATGCCGCCTG TTTGGGCCACTGGAAGGCGTGGTCTTTGGCGACTATGGCAGCGATCTTGGTTCTGGTCCTAAAGTTCCTG GTGACCCAGCTGGAGCTCGTGGAAAGCCGGGTAGTGGCTATGGCTATGGTGTTGGCGTCCGCGTGGACTCCCCTCTGGGACCTCTACGGCTTGAGTACGCCTTCAACGATAAGCAAGCAAGCCGATTCCACTTCGGTGTTGGCTACAGAAATTAA